In Acidimicrobiales bacterium, a single genomic region encodes these proteins:
- a CDS encoding PAS domain-containing sensor histidine kinase, giving the protein MQPYDLLPDAVVCLDGARRIVEVNQPAVALTGYPSDQLVGQSCEMLAPRSKGGHPLLAGGWHPSANLRSVSSLPEQEISIARADGERVKVNATGRYLRDGGRLQGAVLSLRLAEARRHQSATGIEIVSTVSHELRSPLTSVKGYTSLLLNRWERLRDDQKRMMLEQVNHDADRVTRLITELLDISRLESGRLVLRRQMVDLPDLSRTVVEKVRMEYPDLDCVLDFPASFPSVYADADKVVQVLTNLVENACKYASPVGLRVEGNISDSQASVAVVDQGEGFPESDLARVFTKFFRRAETKPNGTGLGLWISRGLVEAHGGQLDVTSVPGEGSTFRFTLPLYAFEELHGS; this is encoded by the coding sequence ATGCAGCCCTACGACCTGCTTCCCGACGCTGTGGTCTGCCTCGACGGCGCCCGCCGGATCGTCGAGGTCAACCAACCCGCCGTCGCCCTCACCGGCTATCCGAGCGACCAGCTGGTCGGCCAGTCCTGCGAGATGTTGGCGCCGCGGTCCAAGGGAGGCCATCCGCTCCTGGCCGGCGGGTGGCATCCGTCCGCGAACCTGCGCTCGGTGTCCAGTCTGCCGGAGCAGGAGATCAGCATCGCCCGGGCGGACGGCGAGCGGGTGAAGGTCAACGCGACGGGGCGCTACCTGCGCGACGGGGGCCGGCTCCAGGGCGCCGTGTTGTCGTTGCGGCTGGCCGAGGCACGCCGCCACCAGAGCGCCACCGGCATCGAGATCGTGTCCACCGTCAGCCACGAGCTGCGCTCGCCGCTCACGTCGGTGAAGGGGTACACGAGCCTCTTGCTCAACCGGTGGGAGCGCCTGCGCGACGACCAGAAGCGGATGATGCTCGAACAGGTCAACCACGACGCCGACCGTGTCACACGCCTCATCACCGAGTTGCTCGACATCAGCCGGCTGGAATCGGGCCGCCTGGTCCTGCGCCGGCAGATGGTCGACCTTCCCGACCTCAGCCGCACCGTCGTGGAGAAGGTCCGCATGGAGTATCCGGACCTCGACTGCGTCCTCGACTTCCCGGCGTCGTTCCCCAGTGTGTACGCCGACGCCGACAAGGTGGTCCAGGTCCTCACCAACCTGGTCGAGAACGCATGCAAGTACGCCTCTCCCGTCGGGCTGCGCGTCGAGGGCAACATCTCCGACTCCCAGGCGTCCGTCGCCGTTGTCGACCAGGGCGAGGGGTTTCCCGAGAGCGACCTCGCTCGCGTGTTCACCAAGTTCTTCCGCCGGGCCGAGACGAAGCCCAACGGCACCGGCCTGGGGTTGTGGATCAGCCGCGGCCTGGTGGAGGCGCACGGCGGGCAGCTGGACGTGACGTCCGTTCCCGGCGAGGGTTCGACGTTCCGCTTTACGCTGCCGCTCTACGCCTTCGAGGAGCTGCACGGGTCGTGA
- a CDS encoding RNA methyltransferase translates to MAEGVKVISEALAARVPLEAVFAAPGAPADLLDRAAAAGARVHELAPGVLERVAGTVTPQPVMATLPYVDVDLEALRTAALVVVCVDVRDPGNAGTVLRSAEAAGAGGVISCNGCVDLYNPKAVRASAGALFHVPVVDGGDPVDVLRRLGDWGLRRLGTVAGRGGDYTSADLTFPTALVLGNEASGLPDSVVESLDGEITIPMAGRADSLNVGMAAAILCFEAARQRRARRELASAT, encoded by the coding sequence GTGGCCGAGGGCGTCAAGGTGATCTCGGAGGCACTCGCGGCGCGAGTGCCTCTCGAAGCGGTGTTCGCAGCGCCCGGAGCCCCCGCGGATCTGCTCGACCGGGCCGCGGCCGCCGGCGCGCGCGTCCACGAGCTCGCCCCGGGCGTGCTCGAGCGGGTCGCCGGCACGGTCACCCCGCAGCCGGTGATGGCCACCCTGCCGTACGTCGACGTGGATCTCGAGGCGTTGCGCACCGCCGCCCTGGTGGTCGTGTGCGTCGACGTGCGCGACCCCGGCAACGCCGGCACGGTGCTCCGCAGCGCCGAGGCGGCGGGGGCCGGCGGCGTGATCTCGTGCAACGGCTGCGTCGATCTCTACAACCCCAAGGCGGTGCGGGCGTCGGCGGGGGCCCTGTTCCACGTCCCCGTGGTCGACGGGGGTGATCCCGTCGACGTGCTGCGGCGACTGGGCGACTGGGGCCTGCGCCGCCTCGGCACGGTGGCGGGCCGGGGCGGCGACTACACGAGTGCCGATCTCACCTTTCCCACCGCCCTCGTCCTGGGGAACGAGGCCTCGGGACTCCCGGACTCGGTGGTGGAGAGCCTCGACGGCGAGATCACCATTCCGATGGCGGGCCGAGCCGATTCGCTGAACGTCGGTATGGCCGCGGCCATCCTGTGCTTCGAGGCCGCCCGCCAGCGGCGGGCCCGGCGGGAACTGGCCAGCGCCACCTGA
- the rplT gene encoding 50S ribosomal protein L20, producing MARVKRAVHSHKRRRAVLEQAQGYYGNKSRSFRAANEQVMHSLAYAYRDRRARKGEFRRLWIQRINAATREHGVSYSRFIAGLRLAEIDVDRKVLADMAVADPAAFGGLVKLAVSAADANGVAAEADGPSEQR from the coding sequence ATGGCAAGAGTCAAGCGCGCCGTCCACAGTCACAAGCGACGTCGGGCCGTGCTCGAGCAGGCACAGGGCTACTACGGCAACAAGAGCCGCAGCTTCCGTGCCGCCAACGAGCAGGTCATGCACTCACTGGCCTACGCCTATCGCGACCGGCGGGCCCGCAAGGGTGAGTTCCGCCGGCTGTGGATCCAGAGGATCAACGCCGCCACCCGCGAGCACGGCGTCAGCTACAGCCGGTTCATCGCCGGGCTGCGCCTGGCCGAGATCGACGTCGACCGCAAGGTCCTGGCCGACATGGCCGTGGCCGACCCGGCTGCCTTCGGCGGCCTGGTGAAGCTGGCGGTCTCCGCCGCCGACGCCAACGGCGTCGCCGCCGAGGCGGACGGGCCGTCGGAGCAACGCTGA
- the rpmI gene encoding 50S ribosomal protein L35, with translation MPKMKTDRGAAKRFKVTGSGKVRRRKAFRAHLLEKKSSVRTRRLARGAEVTGGDLKQVKRLLGL, from the coding sequence ATGCCGAAGATGAAGACGGACAGGGGCGCTGCGAAGCGCTTCAAGGTCACGGGCAGCGGGAAGGTCCGCCGCCGCAAGGCGTTCCGGGCCCACCTGCTCGAGAAGAAGTCGTCGGTGCGAACCCGCCGCCTGGCGCGTGGCGCCGAAGTCACCGGCGGCGACCTGAAGCAGGTCAAGCGCCTGCTCGGGCTCTGA